CCAGCAGCGCGTCCACGTCGGAATCGTCGTTGTAGGGCGCGATTCCGGCGCGGGTGGTGCCGGCGATGTCGAGCTTGTCCATCAACGGCTGCGCGCAGTGGTGGCCGGCGCGCACCGCGACGCCGAACGAGTCCAGGATCTGCGCGGTGTCGTGCGGATGGACGTCGTCGAGCGTAAAGGAGATCACCGGCAGGCGTCCCTGCAACCCCGCCGGCCCGACCAGGCGCGCGCCCTTCACGTCCGCCAGGCCGTCCATCATGCGCTGCGCCAGCGCCATCTCGTGCGCGCCGGCCGCCGTCCAGTCGAGCGCCATCATCCAGCGGCAGGCGGCGCCGAGCCCGACCGCCGGACCGATCGGCGGCGTGCCGGCCTCGAAGCGGCGCGGCGACGGCGCCCAGGTGATCTCCTGCAGCGACACGCGGCCGATCATCGAGCCGCCGCCCATGAAGGGCGGCATCGACTCCAGCAGTTCGCGCCGTCCCCACAGCGCGCCGATACCGTTCGGCCCGTAGGCCTTGTGGCCGGCGAAGGCGTAGAAATCGACGCCCAGCGCCGGCAGGTCGACGGGCCCGTGCGGCGCGCGCTGCGCGCCGTCGAGCATCACCACGGCGCCGACCGCGCGAGCCGCGGCGACGATCGCGGCCACGTCGGCCACCGCGCCGGTGACGTTCGAGACGTGCGCCACCGAGACGATGCGCGTGCGTGCGTTGACGACCTCCGGCAACGCCACCACGTCGATCCGCCCGTCGGGCGTCACCGGCAGCGTCCGCAGCGCGGCGCCGGAGCGGCGCGCGAGCTGGTACCAGGGCACGATGTTGGAATGGTGCTCGAGCTCGGAGAGGACGATCTCGTCACCCGGCCGCAGGCGTTCGCCGTAGCTGTGCGCCACGAGGTTGATCGCCGCCGTGCAACCGCCGGTGAAGACGACCTCCTCGGGCGCCGCGCCGAGGAAGCGCGCCACGTCGGCGCGCGCGTTCTCGTAGAGGTCGGTCGCCGCCTCGGCCAGCGCGTGCACGCCGCGCAGCACGTTGGCGCGCGACGTCGTCTCGTAGGCGCGCACCGCGTCGAGCACGGCGTCCGGCGTCTGGGCCGAGGCGCCGTTGTCGAGGTAGTGAAGCGGCTGCCCGTTGACCGTCCGCTGGAGGATCGGGAATTGCCGGCGCACCGCGGCGACGTCGAAGCTCATGCGGCGCTCCCGGCGGGCGCCGCCGTCTTGGGCCGGGCGCGGAACGCCGCCAACGCCTCGGGCGTGTCGAGGTCGATCAGCACGCCGTCGTCCATGCCGGGGCCGGACATCTCGACCTCGCAGACGAGATCGGCGTGCTCGCCGATCAGATGCCGCGCGCCGGTATCGCCGGCGATGGCGCCCATCTCGACGAAGAAGCGCTTGTCCCACAGCACGGGATTGCCGCGCTTGCCGCCGACCGTGGGCACGCAGATGGCGCGGCCCTCGACCGGGTTGAACGCAGCGACCAGCCGGTCGAGCTGGGCCGACGACACCGCCGGCATATCGCCGAGGCACATCAGCGCGCCGTCGATGTCGGCGCCGAGCGACGCCACGCCGACCTTGAGCGAGGTGCTGAGGCCCTGCGCGAAATCCGGATTCTCGACGAACCGCACATCGGCGGCGACGGCGCCGAGCGAGGCGACGGCGGCCCGCACCTCCGGCGCCATGTGGCCGAGCACGACGGTCACCGAGACGGCCTGCGATCTCAGCGCCGCCTCGACCATGCGCGCGACCATCGGCCGGCCGTCGATGTCGGCCAGCAGCTTGTTGGGGCCGCCCATGCGGCTGGACCGTCCGGCCGCCAGCACCAGCGCGGCGATGCGCGGCGCGTGCGGCGCCGCCTCCGGTTCGACCTCGACCGCGTCGCCGCCGGCGCGTGGCACGCCGCGGGCGGCCGTCTCGGCGAGAAGGCCGCCGACGCCCATGGCCATCACCTCGCGGCGGCCCACCTGCAGGCCGGCGGCGAGACGTTGGAGCACCTGGTCGAAGCCGTTGAATTTCGGCGACTTGGCGCAGCCCGGCAGGCCGATGGCGTGGCAGCCGTCGAACGCGCCCATCAGCAGCAGATTGCCGGGATCGACGGGCATGCCGAAATGCACGACGCGGCCGCCGGCCCGCTCGATGCCGGCGGGCACCGTGTCGCGCCGGTCGACGATGGCCGAGGCGCCGGCGATCAGGAACAGGTCGCAGCCCGCCGCGCGCAATTCCTTCAGCGCGGCAGCGATCGCGTCGGCGTCGTGCGCGACGCGCCGCTCGCCGTGCAGGGCGCCGCCGATGCCGGCCATGCGCGCCCGGGTCGTCTCGACCGCCTTGTCGAGCACCTTGTCGCGGGTGCCGGGCAGACGCGTCTGCACCAGTCCCGCCTTCAGCGGGCGGAACGGCGCCACCGACACCATCGCCGGTCCATCCGCGATGGCGAGCGCCGCGTCGAGAGCCGTCCGCGGCGCGGCGAAGGGGATGACCTTGATCGTCGCCACCATCTGCTTGGGCGTCACGGCGACATACGCCGGCAGGGTGGCGATGGTGATCGACTCGTCGAGCGCGTTCAGCGCGTCGATCCGCGCGGTGTCGACGACCAGCACGCCGGCGGCCCTGGCGAACAGGTTGGCGCGGCCGGTGAACGGCGCCGTCGCCGTCAACCCGTCGCCGCCCGCCGCCCGCGCCACCGCGCGCGCCGCCTCGTCCTCGTGCACGTCGTCCGGATCCAGGGTCGCCGCGACCACGACGCGCACGCCGGCGGCCTTGAGCCGCGCGACATCCTCGGCCGACAGGCGGCGGCCCTTGGCGAAGTTCACGCCGCCGTCGCGGTGCGCGTGCGCCAGGATCGCGCCCTCGGCCGCGTCGACGGGGATGTCGCCGAACCTCATGGCGGCGGCCTAGGCCGCGCGGTCCTTGGCCGGCGCGGGCTCGCGCAGCGCGGCGCGGGTCTGCACGATCTCCGCGACGATCGAGATCGCGATCTCGGCCGGCGACTTGGCGCCGATGTTGAGGCCAACGGGACCGCGGATGCGCGCGAACTGCGCCTCTGTGATGCCGGCCTCGAGCAGCCGCGCCTTGCGCTTCTCGTGCGTGCGGCGGCTGCCCAGCGACCCGACGTAGAAAGCCGACGATCTCAGCGCGACTTCCAACGCGGGATCGTCGAGCTTGGGATCGTGCGTCAGGGTCACGACGGCGGTCGAGGAGTCCGGCGCCAGCCGTTCCATCGCCTCGTCCGGCCAGTCGCCCAGCACGGTGACGTTGGGGAAGCGGTGGTCGGCCGCGAAGGCGCGGCGCGGATCGACGACGACGACGTCGAAACCGGTCATCGCCGCCATCGGCACCAGCGCCTGCGCGATGTGCACGGCGCCGACCACGATCAGGCGCTGCGGCGGGATGAACGCGTGCACGAACAGCTTGCCGCCGGCGGCCTCGACCGTCTCGCTGCGGCCGCTCTCCAGCGCCGCGCGTCCCGCCGCCATGGCGGCGGGGTCGCCGGCCAGCGCGCCCTGCGCGCCTTCCGGCGTGACGATGGCCTCGGCGCCGTCGGCGATCCGCTTGACCAGCACGATCGGACGGCGCGCCGTGCGCGCGGCCTGGACCGCCTTGAGGGTCTCGATCTTCATCGCGATGCTTCCGCCCTACTCGAGCCGTTCGACGAACACCTGGACCTTGCCGCCGCAAGCCAGGCCGACGTCCCACGCCTGTTCGTCGGTGACGCCGAAATCCAGCAGCCGCGGCTTGCCGTCGCGGATCGCCTCGATGGCCTCGCGCACCACGGCGCCCTCGATGCAGCCGCCGGACACCGAGCCCATCATGCCGCCCTTGTCGTCGACCACGAGCTGGCTGCCGACGGGCCGGGGCGAGGAGCCCCAGGTCAGCGTCACGGTCGCCAGCGCGACGCCGCGACCCTCCGCCTTCCACGACTCGGCGACGCCGAGCACGTCTTCCGCTGCGCTCATCGCATTCTCCTCCGGCCGGACACCGATCGACGCCGGCACCTTAGCATGTCACGCGGCGCGCGCCCGCGATCGCCACGTCGAAAGCCCCTCTTCCCGCCCCGGGTTCTCGTCGCCCAGCGCGGCCACCAGGTCGGCGAGGCTCTCCAGATTGTGCACCGGGCGGAAATCGTCGACATGCGGCAGCATCGCCTTGTTGCCCTGCGATCTGGGTTCGTAGGCGTCGTAGCGCAAGAGCGGGTTCAGCCAGATCAGCCGGCGGCAGGATTTGTGCAGCCGGTCCATCTGCTCCGGCAGGCCGGCGGCGCCCTCGCGGTCGAGCCCGTCGGTGATCAGCAGGATCACCGCGCCCTGCCCCAGGACGCGGCGCGACCACAGCCGGTTGAATTCCGCCAGGGTCGCGCCGATGCGCGTGCCGCCCGACCAGTCCTCGACCTGCTCCGACGCCTTGGCCAGCGCCACGTCGACGTCTTTTTGGCGCAGCGCGCGCGTGACGTTGGTGAGGCGCGTGCCGAAGGTGAAGGCGTGCACGCGGTCGCGGTCGTTGGTCAGGGCGTGCATGAAATGCAGGAACATCCGGCTGTACTTGCTCATCGAGCCGGAGATGTCGCACAGGATCACCAGCGGCGGCCGGCGCTTGCGGCGCTCGCGCAGCGCCAGCTCGATCACGCCGTGCGGCTTGAGCGAGCGGCGGAACGTCGCGCGCATGTCGATCTTCGAACCGCGCGGCGCCGGCGCCGTCCGCCGGGTGCGGGTCTCCGGGATCGGCAGGCGCATCCGGCGGATCGCGCGTAGCGCCTGCGCGATCTCGGCCGCCGACATCTGCTCGAAATCCTTGCGTTGCAGCAGCTCGCGGTCCGAGAAGGTGAGCGTCGCCTCCATCTCGAGCTCGGGCGGCTGGTCGGCGTCGTCCGGCGACTCTCCCTTGCCCGGCTCCAGCGCCTCCTGCAGTCGTCGGCTCAGCTTCTCGCCCGGATCCGCCGCCTCGCCGGTGTCGATCTGCGGCAGCATCAGCCCCATCATCTTCTCGAGCAGCTTGGGATTGCGCCAGAAGATGTGGAACGCCTGGTCGAAGATCTCGCGCTGGTCGCGCCGGTTCACGAACACGCTGAACAGCGTCCAGTAGAGGTCGTCGCGCCGGCGCAGGCCGGCGACCTCGACGGCGCGCACCGCGTCGATCACGCGGCCCGGACCGATCGGCAGGCCGGCGGCGCGCAGGGCGCGCGCGAAATTCATCACGTTGGTCGCGAGCTTGCCCTCGACGACGGCGGGCGCGACTGACGCGGCGGCGCGGACGACCTCGGACACGGCCGCGTCCTCAGAACGCGGTGGCGCGCGGCGGGCGGCTCATCCCGCCGCCCCGGCGACCGTCATCTCGCTCTTCACCTTGTCGAGGATCCGCGCCGCCTCGCTGCCCTGGATGCGCTGGATGTCGTCCTGGTACTTCAGCAGCACGCCGAGCGTGTCGTGGATGGCGCGCGGATCGAGGTCGAGCACGTTGAGCTCGCTCAGCGCGGTGGCCCAGTCGATCGACTCGGCGACGCCCGGCGCCTTGAACAGTTCCATGCTCCGCAGCTCCTGCACGAAGCCGACGACCTGCCGCGACAGGCTCGCCGGCACGCCCGGCGCCTTGATCGCGAGGATCTCCGCCTCGCGCTTGGCGTCGGGGTAGTCGACCCAGTGGTAGAAGCAGCGCCGCTTCAGCGCGTCGTGGATCTCGCGCGTGCGGTTCGACGTGATGATGACGATCGGCGGCTCCGGCGCCTTGATGGTGCCGAGCTCGGGGATCGTGACCTGGAAGTCGGAGAGGACCTCCAGCAGGTACGCCTCGAACGGCTCGTCGGTGCGGTCGAGCTCGTCGATCAGCAGCACCGGCGGCCCCTCCGGCGAAGGCTGCAGCGCGTCCAGCAGCGGCCGGCGGATCAGGAAGCGCTCGTTGAAAACGTCGCCGCCGAGCCGGTCGCGGTCGACGTTGCCCTGCGCCTCGGCCAGCCGGATCTCGATCATCTGGCGGGCGTAGTTCCACTCGTACACCGCCGAGGCCGCGTCGAGGCCCTCGTAGCATTGCAGGCGGATCAGGCGCCGTCCGAGCGACTTCGCCAGCACCTTGGCGATCTCGGTCTTGCCGACCCCTGCCTCGCCCTCGGTGAACAGCGGCCGCCCCATCCTGAGCGCGAGGTACAGCACGGTGGCCAGGCTGCGGTCGGCGACGTATTCGCCTTGGCGGAGCAGTTCGACGGTGGCGTCGATCGAATCGGGAATGGGCGTGCGCATCAACTCGTCCGGGTCCAGAAGGGCGGCGGATACTAACCAAGACCCCGCGCCCGCGATACGCCCCCGCGCGGCCGGCACCCGCGGCGTTTTCGGCGGGGTTGGTGGCGGCGGACCCGGCCGCTAAGGTGCCTGGAACGCCATCAACGGGGGCTGTGAGCGATGTACGGCGACATGTTCAAGGGCAGAACGGCGGTGGTCACCGGGGGGGCGCGGGGCATCGGGCTGGCCTGCGCCACCGCGCTGCACGGTCTGGGCGCGCGCATCGCGCTGTGGGACCGCGATTCGACGGTCGTGGCGGCATCGGCCGCCGCCCTGCCGGGCGCGGTCGGGGTCGCGATGGACGTGACGTCCGAATCCAGCGTGGCCGGCGCGCTGGCGCGGACCGAGCGCGAGCTGGCAGCGGTCGACATCCTCGTCGCCAGCGCCGGTATCACGGGCCCGAACAAATCGGTCGCCGACTACGGCTTCGACGAATGGCGCCAGGTCGTCGACATCAATCTGAACGGGCTGTTCCTGTGCGACCGGGCCGTCGTGCCGGGGATGGTGGCGCGCAAATGGGGCCGCATCGTCAACATCGCCTCCATCGCCGGCAAGGAGGGCAACCCGAACGCCTCGGCCTACTCCGCCTCCAAGGCCGGGGTGATCGGCCTGACCAAGTCGCTGGGCAAGGAGCTCTCCGGCACCGGCGTGCTGGCCAATTGCGTCTGCCCGGCCGCGATCAAGACCGAGATGTTCCAGCAGATGACCGAACAACACATCGCCTTCATGCTGTCGAAGATCCCGATGGGCCGGTTCGCGACCGTCGAGGAGGCGGCCGCCCTGGTGACCTGGCTCTGCTCGCCGCTCTGCACGTTCAACACGGGCGCGGTGTTCGATCTGTCCGGGGGTCGGGCGACCTACTAGGCGGGCCCGCATAAAAATGACGTTCCGTTCATTTTCATCTTGAATGATGAGCATACACTCATTATACGAAGGCCACGACACCCTCACGCCCTGAAAGGGCCCGTCCCATGGCTTGGCTGCGCTCGTTGGCCTTCAACGTCTTCTACTGGATCAGCACCGTCCTGATCGCGCTGGTCTGCGTGATCGTCCTGCCGATCCCCTCGCCCCGGCCGTTGCGGGCCCTCCTGCACGCCTGGGCGCGGCTGACCGTCTGGGCGATGCGCGTCCTGGGCGGCATGCATGTCGAAGTCCGCGGCCGCGAACACATCCCCGCCGGTCCGGCGCTGATCGCCGGCAAGCACCAGAGCGAGTGCGACGGCACGCTGATGGCGGCGCTGATTCCGGGAATCGCCTTCGTGGCGATGAAGGAGCTGTTCTCCTGGCCGGTGATCGGGCCGATCCTCTACCGGCTGGACATGATGCGGGTTGACACCTGCGGCGGCGAGCGCGAGCGCCGGAACCTCGCGGCGTTCTCCAAGCGCGCGGTCGAGACGAGGCGCGTGCTGACGATCTATCCCGAGGGCCATCTGATGCCGATCGGCGACAAGGAGCGCTACCGCACCGGCATCTACTACATGTCGCGCGATCTCGATCTCGCCGTGACGCCGGTCGCGACCTGCGTCGGCCTGCTCTGGCCGCGCTGGGCGTTTTGGAAGACGCCGGGCCGCGCCGCCGTCGAGTTCCTCCCGGCGTTGCCGCCGTCGCCCGACAAGGACGGCTTCATGCGCGAGTTGGAGGACCGGATCGAGACCGCGACCGCGCTCCTGGTCGCGGAATTCACCGGCCAGCCCTTCGCGCTGGCGCGCTACGCGCCGCGCTCCGAACCGGCGACCGACCGCACCGCCGCCATCGTCGCGCCCGTCGAACCGGGAACCCCGGCCTGATCAACGCGTTGCCGGCGGTGCCGGAGGCTCGATGATGGGGGCTTTACAGCGCTCAACCGCCGTTCCTACACTCGATCGATAATTCCGGGCCCGAAACGGGTCTTCGCGCCGTCAGCCCCTCGAGCGGCGCCCCGGGAGAATCGGGTATGCTGCTCGCGACGGTTCTGCGCCGCGTGCTCCATACGGGCACGCTCACCATCGTCGACGCCGCCGGACGCGCGCACCGCGTCGTCGAGGCGCCCCCCGGCCCGCCGGTGACCATCCGGATCCACGACCGCGCGACCGAGCTGCGGATCGCCTTGTCCCCGCGGCTGGCGTTCGGCGAGGCCTACATGGCCGGCACCCTGACGGTCGACGACGGCCGGCTGTACGATTTTCTCGATCTGCTGGGCCGCAACATGGCGGCGCTCGAGCGCTCCGCCTGGCTGAAATGGTCAATCCGACTGCAGGCGGTCACGCGCTGGTTCGAGCAGCGCAATCCCGTCGGCAGGGCCCGGGCGAACGTCGCGCACCACTACGATCTGGACGGCGCGCTGTACGATCTCTTCCTCGACCACGACCGGCAATACTCCTGCGCCTATTTCGCGACGCCCGACGTTCCGCTGGAGGCGGCCCAGGCGGCCAAGAAGCGGCATCTCCTCGCCAAGCTGATGGTCGACCCGGACCACAAGGTCCTCGATATCGGCTCGGGCTGGGGCGGCATGGGGCTGTACATCGCGCGCGAGAGCGGCGCGGACGTCACGGGGGTGACCCTGTCGATCGAGCAGCATGGCGTATCGCAGCGCCGCGCCAAGGCGGAGGGCCTCGCAGACCGCGCGCGCTTCAAGCTCCAGGACTACCGCCACGAGACCGGGGTCTACGACCGCATCGTCTCGGTCGGCATGTTCGAGCACGTGGGCGCGGCGCACTACGACGAGTTCTTCGGCAAGGTCTCCTCGCTGCTCAAGGACGACGGCGTGATGCTGCTGCACGCCATCGGCCGCATGGAGCCGCCGGGCGGCACCAATCCGTGGATCCGCAAGTACATCTTCCCCGGCGGCTACTCGCCGGCGCTGTCGGAGGTGCTGGCGGCGGTCGAGCGCGCCGGGCTGTGGGTCACCGACATCGAGATCCTGCGGCTGCACTACGCCGAGACGCTGCGCCACTGGCGCGGGCGGTTCATGGCCAACCGCGACCGCGCCCTTGCGCTGCCGGGCATCGACGAGCGCTTCTGCCGCATGTGGGAGTTCTACCTCGCGTCCTGCGAGATGAGCTTCCGGCACATGAACCAGATGGTGTTCCAGATGCAGATCGCGAAACGGCAGGACGCGGTGCCACCGACGCGCGACTACATCCACGACGCCGAACGGGCGCGCAAGCTGCCCTTGCAAGTGGCGGCCGAATAGGCGTCGCGGCCGCGCCCGGCGCGTTATCCACGGGACTCACGGGATAGCGCGCGCGACGCCGCCGCCGGGCCGGATCGGACGCTCGCGCGCGCCGGTCCGGCGACCTAGTTTGCCGCCATGGACAACGCCGCTAGAGACTCCTCGAACGTCGCCCGCCTGCCCGGCGCCGACGACGGCCGCCTGCGCGAACCGCCGCACAATTTCGAGGCCGAGCGGGCGCTCCTCGGCGCCGTGCTCGTCAACAACCTCGCCTACAACCGCGTCTCGGACTTCCTGCGGCCGGAGCACTTCGCCGATCCCCTGCACGGCCGCGTCTTCGAGGCCGCCGCCAAGCTGATCGAGAAGAACCAGGTCGTCTCGGCCGATCTTCTGAAGACCTACTTCGAGTCGGACGAGGCGCTCAAGGCCGGCGGCGGCGTCGCCTACATCGCGCGCCTCGCGGCCGCCGCCGTCAGCATCATCGACGCCGGCGACTACGGCCGCCAGATCCACGACCTCTACCTGCGGCGCCAGCTCATCGACGTCGGCGAGACGATGGTGAACGGCGCTTTCGCGCCGGAGATCGACGAGCCGGCCACGTCGCAGATCGAGGTCGCCGAGAAGCGCCTCTACGAGCTCGCCTCGTCGGGCCAGATCGAGGGCGGCTTCCGGCCGTTCAAGGTGGCGCTCACCGAGGCCGTCGAGATGGCCGAGAGCGCCTACAAGCGCGAGGGCCAGCTCACCGGCGTCGCCTCGGGGCTGACGGCGCTCGACCAGTTGCTGGGCGGTCTGCACCGCAGCGACCTGCTGATCCTCGCCGGCCGGCCGTCGATGGGAAAGACGGCGCTGGCGACCAACATCGCGTTCCACGCGGCCCTCCACTACCGCGAGGAGTTCGATGAGAACCAGCGCGCCAGGGCGGCCGACGGCGCCGTGGTCGGATTCTTCTCGCTGGAGATGTCGGCCGAGCAGCTGGCGACCCGCATCCTGTCGGAGCAGGCGCTGGTGTCATCGGAGAAGATCCGCCGCGGCGAGATGAACGCGCACGATTTCGACACCGTCCTCGCCAAGAGCCGCGAGCTCGAGATGATGCCGCTGTTCATCCACGACACCCCCGGCCTCACCGTCCAGGCGCTGCGCACCCGGGCGCGCCGGCTGAAGCGGCAGCACGGGCTGGGCCTGCTGGTGGTCGACTACCTCCAGCTCCTGCAGGGCGCCGGCCGCGGACGCGAAGTCAACCGCGTGCAGGAGATCTCCGAGATCACCCGAGGCCTGAAGACGCTGGCCAAGGAGCTGGACGTGCCGGTGATCGCGCTGTCCCAGCTGAGCCGCGCCGTCGAGCAGCGCGAGGACAAGCGGCCGCAGCTCGCCGATCTGCGCGAGTCCGGCTCGATCGAGCAGGACGCCGACGTCGTGATGTTCGTGTTCCGGGAGGAGTACTACCTGACGCGCGGCGAGCCGTCGCGGCGGCCGGAGGAGAGCGACGAGCGGTTCAACGACCGCCACGACGCCTGGAAGCTGCGATGCGAGCAGTCCTATGGCAAGGCCGAGGTGATCGTCGCCAAGCAGCGCCATGGACCAACCGGTATCGTGCGGCTGAAGTTCGACGGCGCCATCACGAAGTTCGACAACCTCGCGCTCGAGGACAGCTACGGCCAGTCGAACGAGTGACGCCGCTCAGGGGCGCGCCAGCCAGCCCATCGTCGCGTCGGGAACGCTGTCCGTGCGCGGCATGTAGGGTTTTATGTCCAGCAGCGGCGTGCCGTCGACGCAGTCGAGGTAGCGCACCCGTAGGACGCCGCCGCCGTCCGGCGCGTCCGGATCGCGCCCGTCGAGCGCGACCACCGACAGGCCGACGGGGTTGGGCCGCCGCGGCGTGCGCGTCGCGAAGACGCCGCGCGGCGCGCTGTCGAACGGCGGCGTGAACACCATCTCCGGCGGGCCGGCGCGGTCGAGCGCATAGAGCAGAATGAGGTGCGAGAACGCCTCGACGCTGAGCAGGCCGGCGGCGAACTCCGGCGCCACGTGGACGCGGCACACCGGCGCCGGGTCAAGCGCGCGGCCGTTGCGCGGACAGTCCTTGGTCGTCGCGAACGGCGTCTCGACGCGCCCGATCGGACGAAAGCTGAAGCCGGCTTCCATGACACCACCATAGGCTGGACGGACACGCCGCCCGCCGCCGGCGGATCATAGCGTCGGCGGCCGCCGCTTGGCGACGTGCCCCCGCCGCGGCCGATGGCCGGCGGTTCCCGACCTGGCCCGCGCCCGGCGGCGCGCCTGACGGGCCCGCGGCGACGATCGCCCGCGAAGACATATCGTATTGATATAAATGGATCATTGGCCCATAGGTGGCGTCGACCTTGCGTGCGTCGAGGGCCGCCACCGGCGGGCCGCGATGCCGTCGGGTTCCATCAGATCGAGCCTGTAGCGCCCCTCCGCGAAGCATGCCCTTGACCCCCGAAGCCCGCCGCGCCGGCGCCGATCCTGACCGTCGACCTCGACGCGATCGCCGCGAACTGGCGTGCGTTGCGCGATCGCGGCCGCGCCGCCGGCCGCCCGGTCGACTGCGCCGCCGTCGTCAAGGCCGACGCCTACGGCCTCGGCGCCGCGCCGGTCGGCCGCCGCCTGCACGCCGAGGGCTGCCGCCACTTCTTCGTCGCCCATGTCGACGAAGGCATCGCGCTACGCGCCGCCCTGCCCGACGCCTGGATATGCG
The genomic region above belongs to Rhodospirillales bacterium and contains:
- a CDS encoding replicative DNA helicase encodes the protein MDNAARDSSNVARLPGADDGRLREPPHNFEAERALLGAVLVNNLAYNRVSDFLRPEHFADPLHGRVFEAAAKLIEKNQVVSADLLKTYFESDEALKAGGGVAYIARLAAAAVSIIDAGDYGRQIHDLYLRRQLIDVGETMVNGAFAPEIDEPATSQIEVAEKRLYELASSGQIEGGFRPFKVALTEAVEMAESAYKREGQLTGVASGLTALDQLLGGLHRSDLLILAGRPSMGKTALATNIAFHAALHYREEFDENQRARAADGAVVGFFSLEMSAEQLATRILSEQALVSSEKIRRGEMNAHDFDTVLAKSRELEMMPLFIHDTPGLTVQALRTRARRLKRQHGLGLLVVDYLQLLQGAGRGREVNRVQEISEITRGLKTLAKELDVPVIALSQLSRAVEQREDKRPQLADLRESGSIEQDADVVMFVFREEYYLTRGEPSRRPEESDERFNDRHDAWKLRCEQSYGKAEVIVAKQRHGPTGIVRLKFDGAITKFDNLALEDSYGQSNE
- the tsaA gene encoding tRNA (N6-threonylcarbamoyladenosine(37)-N6)-methyltransferase TrmO, yielding MEAGFSFRPIGRVETPFATTKDCPRNGRALDPAPVCRVHVAPEFAAGLLSVEAFSHLILLYALDRAGPPEMVFTPPFDSAPRGVFATRTPRRPNPVGLSVVALDGRDPDAPDGGGVLRVRYLDCVDGTPLLDIKPYMPRTDSVPDATMGWLARP